acttttgagatatgttatagaatggcaaaaggaagatattgagcaaaaaaaatttctactaacattcattccgaggttaaacccttatttaactggattaaCAAAAAATCATACACTTTGCTTTGATGCTTATCATTTATCAATATTTTGTGGATGACATTGTATAGTTTATAAACATATTTCTTCTTttcttgatttaataaaaaaatacttttaaaattttttttaaaatattaaaaatttaaaataattgaaaatttaaaaaatttaaaattttaaaattaaaaatttaatatttaatacttaaaatttaaaattatatacaaatttattccTCATATCTATGTTAATATAAGCTTTTGTctaatattttgtataatatttatttatgtaatttattatttatatatttatattatatttataatttattattgtaaatctttttgatacatcttctctttatataattttatttattttactgaaatgtcatttccggcagacggcagcattgtcatgtccgtatttcaaatagaaaaaaaattgtaatttatctaatgaataaaggaagaatctaatctaatctacttttagttcattaaaaaacaaataagtcaTGTTTGCAACAGTGTTATGAAGACGATTTAAAATTatacactactggaaaaaattaagggatcaaaaaaaaattccaaatttttgggcaaatttcaacaggccttaacttcgaaagaaatggtcgtacaagaaatcgataaagaaggaaattgtagctccaagtgtctagtttttggattagaactttaaaaatttttaacctccgcggtttttgagtaatcgtagaaaaaccagcaacaaaaaaattttcaaaatttttttagttttttttttggtctacgggcgtggaaaaaaattatttagcttaaccactataaggatcggatactttgttcatttagctttaatttggttttttgaacacctcgatacgtccacttctcgcagagatatcggtcttcaaatggaaaaaaatcctttgtgtttgattatcgatatctcagcaaccaataatcgcacagaaagttaaaggtgggtttcaagaacttgaatgaattctccttaacggctagccattgcttttccaaaaaaaattttttttcttattttcacatgaatttgaaaatgcaacaaaaaaagggcttttggtggttttttggaaaatcgagcgctagatcgaaaatattgaggaaaccgctaatgttaagtgtgcattttacagttcaatatgtccacaaaaaccctacaaaaaagcttaaatttaaaacaaaacaaaattcaaaaaaaaaaaaaaaatttaaaaaaataaaattttttttctcttaaacttttcaagagaaaaaaattcaaaaaaattttatttttaaaaattttttttttttttttttggaattttgttttgttttaaatttaagctttttctggagcaaaaatgtggaaaaagctaggaaaaacaattttttttctcattacaaaatgagaaaagaaaattgagcttttcagagcaaaaaacgtgatcctttaattttttcaaaaattcgatcgagtgaaacaaaaaaaacggctggctggattaatttgattttttgtagggtTTTTGTGGACATATTGAACTGTAAAATGCACACTTAACATTAGCGGTTTCCTCAATATTTTCGATCTAGCGCTCGATTTTCCCAAAAACCACCAAAAcgcccgtagaccaaaaaaaaaaaaactaaaaaaattttgaaaatttttttgttgctggtttttctacgattactcaaaatccgcggaggttaaaaatttttaaagttctaatccaaaaactagacacttggagctgctatttccttctttatcgatttcttgtacgaccatttctttcgaagttacggcctgttgaaatttgcccaaaaatttggattttttttttgatcccttaattttttccagtagtgtatgcatttccatttcatttgcttttccaatttttttccaaccaaaacatttatgaagtaaaaaaaatgccatgaaggctttaaaaaatttggttttggaatgaaaaaaaaacttggtccATTGGTTTGGCATGATTTATTAAACCGTTTCTCCCATTATATTGAAATGTAATAATACATATAACCCTATATTTCTTCAGGACCATCATATATATTACAACAGCACGATTTACGTTAGCAAGGATACAGCTGATGAATACTGGAGCTCTTTCAAAAACATCACTCCAAATTCCATGCTTTCAGCATCACATCGACGAGCAATGGTAAATATGTAgccacaatttaaaaaaaaatgtaatttatatttattttgcctACTCAGACGGTAGAACTCAAATTCGACTTTCCATTTTATGGCAACCCAGTAAAAAATGTAACTGTTGCAACAGGAGGTTTTCTATACACGGGAGACTATGTCCATTCATGGTTAGCAGCGACACAGTACATAGCACCACTGATGGCAAACTTTGACACGAGTCTTTCTAATGATTCATACGTCAGATTCAAAGATAATGGTTTGTAAAATATCGACAATTAAGTactcatttttaataaaaaattcttaaactaTTCTAGGCACTGCATTTACAGTTATATGGGAAAAAGTTTCGTTACAAGATAAGCAAGATGTTGGTACATTTACATTTAGTACAACATTGCATAAAAACGGTGATATTGTTTTTACTTACTACAATGTACCAATCCTGATTAATGCAATTCAAGATGACAAACACCCAGTTAAAGTTGGTTTGTCTGATGCGTATATTATTGACAAAGTTGTTTTCTGTAagaataatttgtttaaattctttGTATTGTCTCTTaactttattaatttcaatataTCAATGTGTAGTCGCAAGAAGAAAAACTATCTATGAATACCACCGTGTGAATTTTGGAAGCTCAGATATTACTAACTCGACTGTTATCTACTTGAAAGCACTACCAACATGTTTAACTTACACTGACTGTGCATCATGTATTCAACATCAAACATCTTTCGAAGTGAGGacttaattgtttgaaaaaaaaaatcatttttgtatttaataatatttttgtttttatctcaTAGTGTCAGTGGTGTCCAGTTTTGAACAGATGTTCAACAGGAACTGATAGAAAACGGCAGGAATGGCTTCATAAAGGTAATATAAACCTTACGCtttattcaaaaatagtttAGAGTAGTCATGCGTGAAATGACCGACATTTCTTACCATTTGATTAGATAAAAAACTTAAggttgaaaatatatttaattatttattaataaacaaataccgaaaaaaaaattttagtaattGAACAATGAAGAACAAATAAGGAACAATTTTCGATTACATAATTTCTAAgccaattcaatttaaatatgttaatcctgtaagtatgcaatgttgtttttttaatgaaaatgatgGTTCAAGAGatttcttgtaagtatgcaactTTCCTAATGCATAGGAAAAACATTGCATAATTAAAAGATCTACATAGTTAAAAAATGAagaccagttcttataggcaccgttacaaatttattcataatgaattaccccacataaaaacataacctcgaaaacagccaaaatgacgttttttggcattttctaacggtaatatttcaaaaacggaggccaataaaaaatttcttcagattcgagttcagcacatccaaaactactagaaaagtatattttggttcttgtggcaaaaaccttgttgaccagtgatattaaataataaaatatcaaatataaaaaaaaaagttgtacgcAACATATtagacaaatttaaatttacattatATAGGTATGAGACATAATTTATATGAAATATTGTTCGTATCTTCGTATCTATCTtgtggtgcttagtctagtaatttttcatttaatttgaaaaacttatgCCGTCACACTTGACCTTAAGGCTATAGGTCTTAGTTAGatgatttttctatattttcgtcgacgtttcatatttattagcattttttaattattttaattttttagtctTGAAAAAGCGTGTAAACACATGCGAAACGTCGacgaaaatatagaaaaatcatCAAACTAAGACCTATAGCCTGCttagaagaaatttatttaatttataatatgtATTTAAGATTTGTTTCATATGGGAGAGTGAGAAACCTGAGGGATTGagcaattttaattaatttaatttatttgaatatgatttttttaggtTGCGATAGAGGTCCAATAAATGTTGTCAACTTATGTCCTGCAATCGGACAGAAGGGTAATAATGCAGCGCAAACTACAAATCAAACTATCATAGATCATGGCGAAAATAGTCACAATGGAGAATATTTTCCTGTTAAGCCAAGCGAAGAAAATCCGGAGACTTCATACACTTCCCAATCAGTGTTTCCCATAAATAAGGCTGCAACAAATTTCTCTACAGCAGATGGTGGAGATGTACACAGTATGGGTGTTGTACTAGGTTTTATCGTTCCAATTTGTTTGGTTATCACGTTACTTGTTTGGGTTCTTTACGCCTACCGCAACCCACATACGAAGAGCGGACAGCTTCTAATTCAGGTAAGTGATCACACTAAGTTTTCTTTAAGAAACATTTTGCGTAAAGgaaatcgaaaaagaaaaaccaaccgaataAAACGTTTATCTAAATCTTTCATGCAGACCAAACATCTTCAGGTTTGTATTGCgtagaaaattaggacttgatTGTTTTCGAAttagtaaataaagaaaaaaaaaatctaaaagccACTAAAAAGTTAGAAGTtatgtatatgaaaaataaaaaaaaaaatttaaatcgttcaaaagttttgattatCCCGTTGGGCTTTGATTCTTGATTTGCTTACAAGATTCTTTTTTCCTGGCTTTATATGTTAATTTATATTTCAACATTTATAGGCATTAATTTATTGTAATCTATAAAGCTTGTATGAATtacattattaataaatttgttattttctcatttttcgggGTAGTAGGCATCTTATTTCACGCTTTGTATTATAATATTATGTACTCACGTTCACTTTGCGTTATTCATAATGCCTTTTCCGTAGGCAGTTATGAACTTTGCTTTTCAGATTAAGTCAGatgaaaaattttggttttctaCGGACAAGAAATATATACTGTGTCCGCGGTGATTGAGGAAATACTTATATTaactaaaaatatgaaaacattgcCAAAATGTATTATTTACTTCCAAACTTAGGtctgttgaaaaaaatctaggacagatcagagcagcacaagtttgtaaatactgtcagaacaagaaagaacagaaaagttcaacttcgtttttaacaagattgacagttcgctggctgagaattatagggttgtatgtcaactcaccttagttttgagaaaatcgatctcaaagttttttaaggctggtttttggataaaatagttacatagcagtaaagtattgatgtaatcttataaaggaccctaaaaaaatattaaaaccatgaaaaaacattaatttcaccacaaaaaaggattctatgagcatttttaaaaaatgacagaaccttttcatgaaaaagtttgtaaacaaatttgaaaaaggttctatgttcaacatagaaccttatagttataaagagcttaggtacatgtaataaatggattttatatgaaaaattcatCGTGAAAAAGGCtttgatttaattaaattttattcaagttttgcacaaaacagtcaaattctattttaaataacagaaaaaataccacaaatcacgttgttgcatttatagaaaacaacaattcctgcttttgttgaattaggtacacaaaaaaaagacatgctaaaaacaataagaatttgtattaaatcaatcggatttttgcatgcttttttgccaaaaagacaGTCGTCTTAAAACAATCATCTACGGTGCAAAGtgtatgccaaaaaaaattgaaagtttgtttaatattttaattttaataagaatgcacataaaattaacgaaaaatcatttcaatcctAGCAGGTAGCTACACCTaaattttcttgaagaaaattcttgttaaaatgaagttcactttgattttaacaaagtttaaacaaattttacttattttcattagaaatcttattaatttgaGAGGATTGGATTTTAGAGGAGTAGGAGTATCATCTTGATTCTAAGTGCCTTATTTGTCTCCATGTATAACGAAAGTATATttgcttcaagttaaaaaaaaagttgtattc
This DNA window, taken from Episyrphus balteatus chromosome 2, idEpiBalt1.1, whole genome shotgun sequence, encodes the following:
- the LOC129911061 gene encoding plexin domain-containing protein 2 isoform X2 produces the protein MAKVYGAGATAIGLIFLFINYGFCVSLEFEQRYQYNALTDSSNLSELGSYSIVKLREKRQTDSKTHYQSVPQDPNAPLPEQSNSTTSVDVKQEPPGNVTLSTTATPSIIIPIVVNQKPLLGVNGTGQRKDFSDKLTTKPPVVSDPIQPDATKKPATFPKKTLSGVSSVPTLIISTESPDKIAENVDVPENETLSDLENRHYTVNQTSDHHIYYNSTIYVSKDTADEYWSSFKNITPNSMLSASHRRAMTVELKFDFPFYGNPVKNVTVATGGFLYTGDYVHSWLAATQYIAPLMANFDTSLSNDSYVRFKDNGTAFTVIWEKVSLQDKQDVGTFTFSTTLHKNGDIVFTYYNVPILINAIQDDKHPVKVGLSDAYIIDKVVFFARRKTIYEYHRVNFGSSDITNSTVIYLKALPTCLTYTDCASCIQHQTSFECQWCPVLNRCSTGTDRKRQEWLHKGCDRGPINVVNLCPAIGQKGNNAAQTTNQTIIDHGENSHNGEYFPVKPSEENPETSYTSQSVFPINKAATNFSTADGGDVHSMGVVLGFIVPICLVITLLVWVLYAYRNPHTKSGQLLIQYRPSQWTWRRGEARYTAATIHM
- the LOC129911061 gene encoding plexin domain-containing protein 2 isoform X1 — translated: MAKVYGAGATAIGLIFLFINYGFCVSLEFEQRYQYNALTDSSNLSELGSYSIVKLREKRQTDSKTHYQSVPQDPNAPLPEQSNSTTSVDVKQEPPGNVTLSTTATPSIIIPIVVNQKPLLGVNGTGQRKDFSDKLTTKPPVVSDPIQPDATKKPATFPKKTLSGVSSVPTLIISTESPDKIAENVDVPENETLSDLENRHYTVNQTSDHHIYYNSTIYVSKDTADEYWSSFKNITPNSMLSASHRRAMTVELKFDFPFYGNPVKNVTVATGGFLYTGDYVHSWLAATQYIAPLMANFDTSLSNDSYVRFKDNGTAFTVIWEKVSLQDKQDVGTFTFSTTLHKNGDIVFTYYNVPILINAIQDDKHPVKVGLSDAYIIDKVVFFARRKTIYEYHRVNFGSSDITNSTVIYLKALPTCLTYTDCASCIQHQTSFECQWCPVLNRCSTGTDRKRQEWLHKGCDRGPINVVNLCPAIGQKGNNAAQTTNQTIIDHGENSHNGEYFPVKPSEENPETSYTSQSVFPINKAATNFSTADGGDVHSMGVVLGFIVPICLVITLLVWVLYAYRNPHTKSGQLLIQTKHLQYRPSQWTWRRGEARYTAATIHM